From Lysinibacillus sp. SGAir0095, the proteins below share one genomic window:
- a CDS encoding succinate dehydrogenase cytochrome b558 subunit, which produces MSKNHEFYWRRLHSLLGVIPVGLFLVFHLSLNFTATGGEEAYNNSTGMMELVPHWLLLIVEWIVIYIPILFHGLYGLYIAFTATPNVKRFGTFRNWMFVLQRFTGVFLVIFIAWHIFQTRIQKALGAEVEFDMMAEIVSNPAMLVFYIVGILSATFHLANGLWSFLVSWGITQSASSQKIATYVTMIFFVLLSIVGVAAILAFV; this is translated from the coding sequence TTGTCAAAAAATCATGAGTTTTACTGGAGACGCTTACATTCACTATTAGGAGTAATTCCTGTAGGTCTGTTCTTAGTGTTCCACTTATCACTGAACTTCACTGCTACTGGTGGTGAAGAAGCTTATAACAATTCAACTGGAATGATGGAACTGGTTCCACATTGGCTATTGTTAATTGTTGAATGGATCGTAATTTACATACCAATTTTATTCCATGGTTTATATGGTCTGTATATTGCTTTCACTGCTACACCAAACGTAAAACGCTTCGGCACATTCCGTAACTGGATGTTCGTATTACAACGTTTTACAGGAGTATTCCTTGTAATTTTCATTGCTTGGCACATCTTCCAAACGCGTATTCAAAAAGCACTTGGTGCAGAAGTTGAATTTGACATGATGGCAGAAATCGTTAGCAATCCAGCAATGTTAGTATTCTATATTGTAGGTATCTTATCTGCAACATTCCACTTAGCAAACGGCTTATGGTCATTCCTAGTGAGCTGGGGTATTACACAATCTGCAAGCTCTCAAAAAATTGCAACTTATGTAACAATGATCTTCTTCGTTCTATTAAGTATCGTTGGTGTGGCTGCAATTCTAGCATTCGTATAA
- the uvrC gene encoding excinuclease ABC subunit UvrC, giving the protein MNDSIQNKLAILPEEPGCYLMKDRQGTIIYVGKAKVLKNRVRSYFTGSHDGKTQRLVSEIEDFEYIVTSSDLEALILELNLIKKHDPKYNIMLKDDKTYPYIKITNEKYPRILTTRKVKKDKAKYFGPYPNAFAANETRKLLDRLYPLRKCLRLPDRVCLYYHLGQCLAPCVKDIEPKVYDEMIEEISKFLNGGFEDVKLEIEKKMLMAAENLEFERAKEFRDQIAHIETVMQKQKMVTGDLSNRDVFGYAVEKGWMCVQVFFVRQGKLIERDVSVFPIYRDSEEEFLTFVGRFYDIPEHIKPKEIFIPSQIEKGLLEKYLDVKVIIPKRGSKRELVDLAMKNAQIAIREKFQLIERQEERTVGACEELGDAMEIAPPLRIEAFDNSHMHGTDAVSAMVVFIDGKPAKKEYRKYKLRETAKHDDYAAMQEVIRRRYTRVLKDDLPLPDLIIIDGGKGQMEVAREVIEDELGLFIPIAGLAKDDKHNTSQLLYGDPPVPVEMKRTSDGFYLLQRIQDEVHRFAITFLRQQHQTHAIQSVLDKIEGVGPKRKQQLLKHFGSIKKIKESSVEELMAANIPSATATAIYNHFHKDTLSTE; this is encoded by the coding sequence ATGAATGATTCAATTCAAAATAAATTAGCCATTTTACCAGAAGAACCTGGCTGTTATTTAATGAAAGATCGTCAGGGAACCATTATTTATGTCGGTAAGGCAAAGGTACTAAAGAATAGAGTTCGCTCTTACTTTACAGGTTCACATGATGGAAAAACACAAAGATTAGTAAGCGAGATAGAAGATTTTGAATATATTGTCACTTCAAGTGACCTAGAAGCGTTAATTTTAGAGTTAAATCTAATCAAGAAGCATGATCCAAAATATAACATCATGCTAAAGGACGATAAAACCTATCCATATATAAAAATTACAAATGAAAAATATCCGCGTATCTTAACGACTAGAAAAGTAAAAAAAGATAAGGCTAAGTATTTTGGGCCATATCCAAATGCTTTTGCAGCAAATGAAACACGTAAACTCCTCGATCGATTATATCCATTAAGGAAATGTCTGCGACTTCCTGATCGAGTTTGCTTGTACTACCATCTCGGCCAATGTTTGGCTCCTTGTGTAAAAGACATAGAACCCAAAGTGTATGATGAGATGATTGAAGAGATTTCGAAGTTTTTAAATGGCGGCTTTGAGGATGTAAAACTGGAGATCGAAAAGAAAATGTTGATGGCTGCCGAGAACCTGGAATTTGAACGAGCAAAAGAGTTCCGAGATCAAATTGCTCATATTGAAACAGTGATGCAAAAACAAAAGATGGTTACAGGAGATTTATCGAACCGAGATGTTTTCGGTTATGCTGTTGAAAAAGGTTGGATGTGTGTTCAAGTCTTTTTTGTACGGCAAGGAAAATTAATTGAACGAGATGTATCCGTTTTCCCAATTTATCGAGATTCTGAAGAAGAGTTTCTTACATTTGTCGGACGGTTCTATGATATTCCAGAACATATTAAACCTAAAGAAATTTTCATTCCATCACAAATTGAAAAAGGGCTTTTGGAAAAGTACCTAGACGTTAAAGTAATCATTCCAAAGCGCGGTTCTAAAAGGGAACTTGTCGACTTGGCTATGAAAAATGCACAAATTGCAATCCGAGAAAAATTCCAGCTAATCGAGCGCCAGGAAGAACGTACGGTTGGGGCATGTGAGGAGCTAGGAGATGCCATGGAAATCGCTCCACCACTAAGAATCGAGGCATTTGACAACAGTCATATGCATGGAACAGATGCTGTATCCGCTATGGTTGTTTTTATAGATGGGAAACCGGCAAAAAAAGAATATCGTAAATATAAACTACGAGAAACGGCAAAGCATGATGATTATGCAGCAATGCAAGAAGTTATTCGTCGGAGATATACAAGAGTTTTAAAGGATGATTTGCCATTACCGGATTTAATCATCATTGATGGTGGGAAAGGACAAATGGAAGTAGCGAGGGAGGTTATTGAGGACGAACTTGGGTTATTCATTCCGATTGCTGGGTTAGCAAAGGATGATAAGCATAATACGTCCCAATTATTATATGGGGATCCTCCGGTTCCAGTCGAAATGAAAAGAACGAGCGATGGCTTTTACTTACTGCAAAGAATTCAGGATGAAGTCCATCGATTTGCGATTACATTTTTACGTCAGCAGCATCAAACACATGCAATCCAGTCCGTATTAGATAAAATTGAAGGGGTTGGACCGAAACGTAAGCAACAGCTTTTAAAGCATTTTGGTTCCATTAAGAAGATTAAGGAATCCTCTGTTGAAGAGTTGATGGCCGCCAATATCCCGAGTGCAACAGCTACAGCTATCTATAATCACTTCCACAAAGATACGTTGTCAACGGAATAA
- a CDS encoding thioesterase family protein produces the protein MKASYINDLQNWQEEFKFFVEVTVRFSETDMYGHLNNTVPFAYFEYARIEYLKHLGFMDWSSRDMTKIPVVADLQCDYLKQVYFDETLRIYVKAARIGNSSIDIHYLARNTNDEPCFIGRGTIVQIDKSSGKAIPWDEKEKLILHDK, from the coding sequence ATGAAGGCAAGTTATATTAATGATCTGCAAAATTGGCAGGAAGAGTTTAAGTTTTTTGTTGAGGTAACAGTCAGATTTTCAGAAACTGATATGTATGGTCACTTGAACAATACAGTTCCTTTTGCATATTTTGAATATGCACGTATTGAATATCTGAAGCATCTCGGTTTCATGGATTGGTCCTCAAGAGATATGACTAAAATCCCTGTTGTAGCAGATTTGCAGTGTGATTATTTAAAACAAGTATACTTTGATGAAACTCTCCGAATCTATGTAAAGGCAGCACGAATTGGAAACTCTTCCATCGACATTCATTACTTAGCGAGAAACACTAATGACGAACCATGTTTTATCGGCAGAGGTACGATTGTTCAAATCGATAAATCTTCGGGTAAAGCCATTCCTTGGGATGAAAAAGAAAAATTAATATTACACGATAAATAG
- a CDS encoding aspartate kinase, giving the protein MPNIVVKIDSTVATPEKIEKIADRLIEQKNLGNNIVAVVPPLENLEDRLLQFSQILSDNSSEREQHALNSLNTQVASNLLAISLIKKGVKAISLNGWQAGIEVAKSNQNVLIAGISHEHIIEHLSNDEIVIVAGSQGVDKNRNILEMGEGGPETTAVAIGAAINAEHVEILTVQDGIYTADPRVVKQARKLKQITYDEMLELANLGASYIHPRAVELAKIVEIPIVVRSSTENIEGTMIKGEVDMERNLIVRGVAYEADIIRLTVGYDSYEQSSLADIFTTLAEHKIDVDIIVQAVIDGVKPTVSFSIAKEDFAEAIKVLEKNKTVLGFSFADFEVGLAKVSIVGAGMVSNPGVAARMFDRLRNEKILVKMVSTSEIKVSVVVPQDEMVRAANVLHDEFNLMEVIA; this is encoded by the coding sequence ATGCCAAACATTGTAGTGAAGATAGACAGTACAGTAGCAACACCAGAAAAAATTGAGAAAATTGCAGATAGATTAATAGAACAAAAAAACTTAGGGAATAATATCGTTGCAGTTGTCCCGCCTTTGGAAAATTTAGAAGATAGGTTACTGCAATTTTCACAGATCTTATCTGACAATTCTTCCGAAAGAGAACAACATGCATTAAACAGTTTAAATACTCAAGTGGCAAGTAATTTACTAGCCATCTCCCTTATAAAAAAAGGTGTAAAAGCGATTTCTTTAAATGGTTGGCAAGCAGGAATAGAAGTAGCTAAGTCAAATCAAAATGTTTTGATAGCAGGTATCAGTCATGAGCATATAATCGAGCATTTAAGCAATGACGAAATCGTAATTGTTGCAGGCTCACAAGGAGTAGATAAAAACCGAAATATATTAGAAATGGGCGAGGGAGGACCAGAAACTACAGCTGTTGCTATTGGTGCTGCAATTAATGCTGAGCATGTTGAAATCTTAACGGTCCAAGACGGAATTTATACTGCTGATCCTCGTGTTGTAAAACAGGCGAGAAAGTTAAAACAAATAACCTATGATGAGATGTTGGAGCTTGCGAATCTTGGAGCATCCTATATTCACCCACGAGCGGTGGAGTTAGCAAAAATTGTTGAAATACCAATAGTTGTACGTTCAAGTACTGAAAATATAGAAGGTACAATGATAAAGGGAGAGGTTGACATGGAGAGAAATTTAATTGTTCGTGGTGTAGCATATGAAGCAGACATAATTCGATTAACTGTTGGTTACGATTCGTATGAACAATCATCCCTTGCTGATATTTTTACTACTCTTGCTGAACACAAAATTGATGTAGATATTATTGTGCAGGCAGTAATTGATGGTGTGAAGCCAACCGTTTCTTTTTCCATTGCAAAAGAAGATTTTGCAGAAGCAATCAAGGTATTAGAAAAGAATAAAACAGTTCTCGGTTTTAGTTTTGCAGATTTTGAAGTTGGGTTAGCAAAAGTATCAATCGTTGGTGCAGGCATGGTTTCCAATCCGGGTGTAGCTGCACGTATGTTTGACCGGTTAAGGAACGAAAAAATTCTCGTTAAAATGGTGAGTACTTCTGAAATAAAAGTGTCAGTAGTCGTTCCACAAGATGAAATGGTGCGAGCTGCAAATGTCCTGCATGATGAATTCAATCTTATGGAAGTAATAGCTTAA
- a CDS encoding LuxR C-terminal-related transcriptional regulator, translated as MNSPQHRSLLTKREREIFQLLILDYSTKDISQKLGISEKTVRNHISNTIQKLGVSSRSQALIELLRLEELSLH; from the coding sequence ATGAATAGCCCGCAGCATCGTTCACTTTTGACGAAGAGAGAACGGGAAATTTTCCAGTTACTTATCTTAGATTATTCAACTAAAGATATTTCGCAAAAGTTGGGCATTAGCGAGAAAACGGTGCGTAATCATATTTCAAACACGATTCAAAAACTGGGCGTATCCAGTAGATCACAAGCATTAATTGAATTGCTGAGGCTAGAAGAATTATCATTACACTGA
- the sdhA gene encoding succinate dehydrogenase flavoprotein subunit, translating to MAKSKIIVVGGGLAGLMATMKAAEEGAEVELFSLVPVKRSHSVCAQGGINGAVNTKGEGDSPWIHFDDTVYGGDFLANQPPVKAMCDAAPGIIHLFDRMGVMFNRTPEGLIDFRRFGGTLMHRTAFSGATTGQQLLYALDEQVRRYEVDGLVTKYEHWEFLGAVLDDEGHSRGIVAQDMKTEEIRAFRSDAVIMATGGPGIIFGKSTNSIINTGSAASIVYQQGATYSNGEMIQIHPTAIPGDDKNRLMSESARGEGGRIWTYKDGKPWYFLEEKYPAYGNLVPRDIATREIFDVCVNQKLGVNGENVVYLDLSHKDPHELDVKLGGIIEIYEKFVGDDPRKLPMKIFPAVHYSMGGLWVDYDQMTEIPGLFAAGECDYSQHGANRLGANSLLSAIYGGSVAGPNAVKYVKGLKKRAEDLPQSIFDARVQEEQEKWDAILKLDGTENAYLIHKELGELMTDNVTVVRYNDRLEATYNKLTELLQRWENININDTQKWSNQGAHFTRQLKNMLYLARVITKGALLRNESRGAHYKPDFPERDDENFLKTTMAKFNPQTGEPEISYQEVDVSLIPPRKRDYSS from the coding sequence ATGGCGAAAAGCAAAATCATCGTCGTAGGTGGCGGTTTAGCCGGTTTAATGGCTACGATGAAAGCTGCCGAAGAAGGCGCTGAAGTTGAATTATTCTCATTAGTTCCCGTAAAACGTTCACACTCCGTATGTGCACAAGGCGGAATTAATGGAGCTGTAAATACAAAAGGTGAAGGGGATTCTCCATGGATCCACTTTGATGATACTGTATATGGTGGGGATTTCTTAGCAAACCAACCACCTGTAAAAGCAATGTGTGATGCTGCTCCTGGTATCATCCACTTATTCGACCGTATGGGTGTTATGTTCAACCGTACTCCAGAAGGTCTAATTGACTTCCGTCGTTTCGGCGGTACATTAATGCACCGTACTGCATTCTCTGGTGCAACAACTGGTCAACAATTACTTTATGCATTGGACGAGCAAGTTCGTCGTTATGAGGTAGATGGATTAGTTACTAAATACGAGCACTGGGAATTCCTTGGAGCTGTTCTTGATGACGAGGGACATTCACGTGGTATCGTAGCACAAGATATGAAAACAGAAGAAATCAGAGCATTCCGTTCTGATGCTGTAATTATGGCAACAGGTGGACCTGGTATCATCTTCGGTAAATCTACAAACTCAATCATTAACACTGGTTCTGCAGCATCAATTGTTTACCAACAAGGTGCAACTTATTCAAACGGCGAAATGATCCAAATTCACCCTACAGCGATTCCTGGAGACGACAAAAACCGTCTAATGTCAGAATCTGCACGTGGTGAAGGTGGTCGTATTTGGACATACAAAGACGGTAAGCCTTGGTACTTCCTAGAAGAAAAATACCCTGCTTACGGTAACTTAGTACCTCGTGATATCGCGACTCGCGAAATCTTCGATGTATGTGTAAACCAAAAATTAGGTGTTAACGGAGAAAACGTTGTATACCTAGATCTTTCACACAAAGATCCACATGAGTTAGATGTTAAACTTGGTGGTATCATCGAAATCTACGAAAAATTCGTAGGGGATGACCCACGTAAATTACCAATGAAAATCTTCCCTGCAGTTCACTACTCAATGGGTGGTTTATGGGTAGATTACGACCAAATGACTGAAATTCCTGGTCTATTTGCTGCTGGTGAATGTGATTATTCACAGCATGGTGCAAACCGTCTTGGAGCGAACTCATTACTTTCAGCGATTTATGGTGGTAGCGTAGCTGGACCAAACGCTGTGAAATATGTTAAAGGCTTAAAGAAACGTGCGGAAGATCTTCCACAATCTATCTTCGACGCTCGCGTTCAAGAAGAACAAGAGAAATGGGATGCTATCCTTAAATTAGATGGAACTGAAAACGCATACTTAATTCACAAAGAGCTTGGTGAATTAATGACTGATAATGTAACAGTAGTACGTTACAATGATCGTCTTGAAGCAACTTACAACAAACTTACAGAATTACTGCAACGTTGGGAAAACATCAATATCAACGACACACAAAAATGGAGTAACCAAGGGGCTCACTTCACTCGTCAGTTGAAAAACATGTTATACCTTGCTCGTGTAATTACTAAAGGCGCACTTTTACGTAACGAATCTCGTGGAGCGCACTACAAACCAGACTTCCCAGAACGTGATGATGAGAACTTCTTAAAAACAACAATGGCGAAGTTCAATCCACAAACTGGTGAACCTGAAATTTCTTATCAAGAAGTAGATGTTTCCCTAATTCCGCCACGTAAACGTGACTATTCTTCATAA
- a CDS encoding YslB family protein translates to MTSMENKTIPVFGYDILRDYLLPTILGKHEKDVLYWAGKDLARKFPCTDIQLIISFFQDAGWGNLTLTEEEKDGYNFQLTNDVDLLKITERSFRIEAGFIAEQIQSINGYLTECYDEKHEKQQQITFIVKWDKKEKIV, encoded by the coding sequence ATGACATCAATGGAGAACAAAACGATTCCAGTATTTGGTTATGATATTTTGCGCGACTACTTACTCCCAACGATTCTTGGAAAACATGAAAAAGATGTGCTTTACTGGGCTGGTAAGGACCTAGCAAGAAAGTTTCCATGTACCGATATTCAACTGATTATCTCCTTTTTCCAGGATGCAGGCTGGGGCAATTTAACTTTAACAGAGGAAGAAAAGGATGGCTATAATTTTCAACTTACAAATGATGTCGACTTATTAAAAATAACAGAACGCTCTTTTCGTATTGAAGCAGGATTTATCGCAGAGCAAATACAATCCATTAATGGCTACTTAACCGAATGCTATGATGAAAAACATGAAAAACAACAGCAAATTACCTTTATAGTTAAATGGGATAAGAAAGAAAAAATCGTATAA
- the trxA gene encoding thioredoxin, with protein MAIVHVTDQNFSEEIASGVVLVDFWATWCGPCKMIAPVLEEIDAEIGEQVKIAKLDVDNNQATAAEYQVMSIPTLLLFKDGELKAKTVGFQPKEALIEFINENQ; from the coding sequence ATGGCAATTGTTCATGTAACAGATCAAAACTTTTCGGAAGAAATCGCATCAGGCGTTGTACTAGTAGATTTTTGGGCTACTTGGTGTGGACCATGTAAAATGATCGCTCCTGTATTAGAAGAAATCGATGCAGAAATCGGCGAACAAGTTAAAATCGCAAAATTAGATGTAGACAACAACCAAGCAACTGCTGCCGAATACCAAGTAATGTCAATTCCTACATTACTACTATTCAAAGATGGTGAACTTAAAGCGAAAACAGTTGGTTTCCAACCTAAAGAAGCTTTAATCGAGTTCATTAACGAAAACCAATAA
- the sdhB gene encoding succinate dehydrogenase iron-sulfur subunit, which produces MTTPVETGRTVKMEILRQDTEGGATRWEKFEVPYRPGMNVISALMAIQQNPVTSDGQKTSPVTWDMNCLEEVCGACSMVINGRPRQSCSTLIDQLEQPVRLEPMKTFPVVRDLQVDRSRMFNALKKVKAWVPIDGSYDLGEGPRMPERKRQWAYELSKCMTCGVCMEACPNVSEKASFIGPAPLSQVRLFNTHPTGAMNKDERLAEIMGDGGLANCGNSQNCVAACPKGIPLTASIAALNRSTTVQMFRNFFGSDNMVD; this is translated from the coding sequence ATGACAACACCAGTAGAAACTGGAAGAACTGTTAAAATGGAAATCCTTCGTCAAGATACTGAAGGTGGCGCAACTCGTTGGGAAAAATTCGAAGTGCCTTATCGTCCTGGTATGAACGTGATCTCAGCTCTTATGGCAATTCAACAAAACCCTGTTACTTCTGACGGACAAAAAACGTCTCCAGTAACTTGGGACATGAACTGTCTTGAAGAGGTTTGTGGAGCTTGTTCTATGGTTATTAATGGTCGTCCACGTCAATCTTGTTCTACATTAATTGACCAATTAGAACAACCTGTACGTTTAGAGCCAATGAAAACTTTCCCAGTAGTTCGTGACTTACAAGTTGACCGTAGCCGTATGTTCAATGCACTTAAAAAAGTTAAAGCTTGGGTGCCAATCGACGGAAGCTATGATTTAGGTGAAGGTCCTCGTATGCCTGAACGTAAACGTCAATGGGCTTACGAATTATCTAAATGTATGACTTGTGGTGTATGTATGGAAGCATGTCCAAACGTTTCTGAAAAAGCATCATTTATCGGACCAGCTCCATTATCACAAGTACGTTTATTCAACACACACCCAACTGGTGCTATGAATAAAGATGAACGTCTTGCAGAAATTATGGGCGATGGTGGCCTTGCAAACTGTGGTAACTCACAAAACTGTGTTGCTGCATGTCCAAAAGGTATTCCATTAACAGCATCAATTGCAGCACTTAACCGTTCAACAACTGTTCAAATGTTCCGTAATTTCTTCGGTTCAGACAACATGGTTGACTAA